In Azospirillum ramasamyi, the following are encoded in one genomic region:
- a CDS encoding EamA family transporter, with protein sequence MTDGLFPSWMLWALLSACFAALTAIFAKVGVEGVGSDMATLIRTAVIFLMLIGIVVWSGQSLSPSAVSGKTWLFLVLSGLATGASWLCYFRALKLGPASQVAPVDKLSVVLVALFGVLFLGEKLSAPNWLGVVLIAAGVILLAFK encoded by the coding sequence ATGACCGATGGCCTGTTTCCCTCATGGATGCTGTGGGCCCTGTTGTCGGCCTGCTTCGCGGCGCTGACCGCCATCTTCGCCAAGGTCGGGGTGGAGGGTGTCGGCTCCGACATGGCGACGTTGATCCGGACGGCCGTCATCTTCCTGATGCTGATCGGCATCGTCGTCTGGTCGGGACAGTCGCTGTCGCCGTCCGCGGTGTCGGGAAAGACCTGGTTGTTCCTGGTTCTGTCGGGCCTCGCCACCGGAGCGTCCTGGCTCTGCTATTTCCGAGCGCTGAAGCTCGGCCCCGCCTCGCAGGTGGCGCCGGTCGACAAGCTCAGCGTGGTGCTGGTCGCCCTGTTCGGCGTGCTGTTCCTCGGCGAGAAGCTGTCGGCGCCGAACTGGCTCGGCGTCGTCCTGATCGCCGCCGGCGTGATCCTGCTGGCCTTCAAGTAG
- a CDS encoding siderophore ABC transporter substrate-binding protein: MTIVTRRRELLTAGLAIGVSGLAPFLMPRAAFGQTAAAGTIRHAQGETKLTKPVEKVLCFDMASLDTLDALGVPVAGVPTQPKPAHLAKYDGPRYAKIGTLFEPDYEAVNAAEPDLIIIGSRTAPKYAELSAIAPTIDLTVKPERFFDSALENAEILGRIFGKSAEVKARADNLRASVAEVKSIAAGAGKGLLILTTGGKISAYGPGSRFGALHTDYGVVPAAEKLDTSNHGQAVNFEFILQTNPDWLYVIDRDSAIGREGQSAKQLLDNEIVRRTTAWQKGQVVYLNAANWYLLGGGLNAMQKDADALKAALTGKA; the protein is encoded by the coding sequence ATGACCATCGTGACGCGCCGCAGGGAACTGTTGACCGCAGGTCTGGCGATCGGGGTTTCCGGCTTGGCCCCCTTCCTGATGCCGCGTGCGGCCTTCGGCCAGACCGCAGCCGCCGGCACCATCCGCCATGCCCAGGGCGAGACGAAGCTGACCAAGCCGGTCGAGAAGGTGCTGTGCTTCGACATGGCGTCGCTCGACACGCTGGATGCGCTGGGCGTTCCGGTGGCGGGGGTGCCGACCCAGCCGAAGCCGGCTCATCTCGCCAAGTATGACGGCCCCCGCTATGCCAAGATCGGCACGCTGTTCGAACCGGACTACGAGGCGGTGAACGCCGCCGAGCCCGACCTGATCATCATCGGCAGCCGGACCGCCCCGAAATACGCCGAGCTGTCGGCCATAGCCCCCACCATCGACCTGACGGTGAAGCCCGAACGCTTCTTCGACAGCGCGCTGGAGAATGCCGAAATCCTGGGCCGCATCTTCGGCAAGAGCGCCGAGGTGAAGGCCCGCGCCGACAATCTGCGCGCATCGGTCGCCGAGGTGAAGTCGATCGCGGCGGGGGCGGGCAAAGGCCTGCTGATCCTGACCACCGGCGGCAAGATCAGCGCCTATGGTCCGGGGTCGCGCTTCGGCGCGCTCCATACCGATTATGGCGTGGTGCCGGCGGCCGAGAAGCTGGACACCTCCAACCACGGCCAGGCCGTCAACTTCGAGTTCATCCTGCAGACCAACCCGGACTGGCTGTACGTGATCGACCGCGATTCCGCCATCGGGCGCGAAGGCCAGTCGGCGAAGCAGTTGCTGGACAACGAGATCGTGCGCCGGACCACCGCATGGCAGAAGGGGCAGGTGGTCTATCTGAACGCGGCGAACTGGTACCTGCTCGGCGGCGGGCTGAACGCCATGCAGAAGGATGCCGACGCCCTCAAGGCGGCGCTGACGGGTAAGGCGTGA
- a CDS encoding ABC transporter permease, whose protein sequence is MRGIVLAAAGVIALAAVSLFVGVSDVTIGEILSGSSDEATQVLLASRIPRTLALVLAGAGMAVSGLILQMLARNKFVEPSTAGTAESAVFGMLMVTLLAPETPMLGRMLVAGVCALAGTALFLGILRRMPLRSPLIVPLVGIMLGAVITASTEFVGYRFDMLQSVRAWETGDFSGVLRGRYELLWIGAVLTAVAYVAADRFTVAGLGEDFTTNLGLNHRRVVSLGLVIVSLVTAAVIATCGMIPFLGLIVPNLISLMRGDNMRQSLPWVALFGAGLVLACDIAGRLVIRPYEIPIGTTMGIVGSAIFLYLLLRKNRHAA, encoded by the coding sequence ATGAGAGGGATCGTCCTGGCCGCCGCCGGAGTCATCGCGCTGGCGGCGGTCAGCCTGTTCGTCGGCGTCAGCGACGTGACGATCGGCGAGATCCTGAGCGGGAGCTCGGACGAGGCGACTCAGGTGCTGCTGGCCAGCCGCATCCCGCGCACGCTTGCCCTGGTGCTGGCCGGGGCCGGCATGGCGGTGTCGGGCCTGATCCTGCAGATGCTCGCCCGCAACAAATTCGTCGAGCCGTCCACCGCCGGGACCGCGGAATCGGCGGTGTTCGGCATGCTGATGGTGACGCTGCTGGCGCCGGAAACCCCGATGCTGGGCCGGATGCTGGTGGCGGGCGTCTGCGCTCTGGCGGGAACCGCGCTTTTCCTGGGCATCCTGCGGCGGATGCCGCTGCGCTCGCCGCTGATCGTGCCGCTGGTCGGCATCATGCTCGGGGCGGTCATCACCGCCTCGACGGAGTTCGTCGGCTATCGTTTCGACATGCTGCAGTCGGTGCGGGCGTGGGAAACCGGCGATTTCTCCGGCGTGCTGCGCGGCCGGTACGAGCTGCTGTGGATCGGCGCCGTGCTGACCGCCGTCGCCTATGTCGCGGCGGACCGTTTCACCGTCGCCGGGCTGGGGGAGGATTTCACCACCAATCTGGGCCTGAACCACCGGCGCGTGGTGTCGCTCGGGCTGGTCATCGTGTCGCTGGTGACGGCGGCGGTGATCGCCACCTGCGGCATGATCCCCTTCCTGGGCCTGATCGTGCCCAACCTGATCAGCCTGATGCGCGGCGACAACATGCGCCAGTCGCTGCCCTGGGTGGCGCTGTTCGGCGCCGGGCTGGTGCTGGCCTGCGACATCGCCGGCCGGCTGGTGATCCGCCCCTACGAGATTCCGATCGGCACGACCATGGGCATCGTCGGCAGCGCGATCTTCCTTTACCTGCTGCTGCGGAAGAACCGCCATGCCGCCTGA
- a CDS encoding iron chelate uptake ABC transporter family permease subunit: MPPDRRSLPPAVLIAGLGGLAAASIVLFMTVGAKGSWSFILTFRGTKVAAMVLVGYAIAMSTVLFQTITNNRILTPSIMGFDALYRLIQTVLVFQLGSATVAVLDPRLRFGAEVVAMVAFSWLLYRWLFSGSLRGLHLLMLVGIVFGVMFRSITSFLYRVIDPNEFLVLQDRMFASFNRVDGQLLAVSALVVLAVSVAVWRKAGVLDVLALGRDAAINLGVDHRREVMWVLVMVSVLVAVSTALVGPVTFFGLLVANLAYLLVDTHRHRVILPVAALIAILVLMGGQLVLERLLGFNGALSIVIEFLGGIVFLIILVRRAAR, from the coding sequence ATGCCGCCTGATCGCCGTTCGCTGCCTCCGGCCGTCCTGATCGCGGGGCTGGGCGGGCTGGCGGCCGCGTCCATCGTCCTGTTCATGACCGTCGGCGCCAAGGGAAGCTGGAGCTTCATCCTGACCTTCCGCGGCACCAAGGTCGCGGCGATGGTGCTGGTCGGCTATGCCATCGCCATGTCGACGGTGCTGTTCCAGACCATCACCAACAACCGGATCCTGACCCCGTCGATCATGGGCTTCGACGCCCTCTACCGGCTGATCCAGACGGTTCTGGTGTTCCAGCTGGGTTCCGCCACGGTGGCGGTCCTCGACCCGCGCCTGCGCTTCGGCGCCGAGGTCGTGGCGATGGTGGCCTTTTCCTGGCTGCTCTATCGCTGGCTGTTTTCGGGGAGCCTGCGCGGGCTCCACCTGCTGATGCTGGTCGGCATCGTCTTCGGCGTGATGTTCCGCAGCATCACCAGCTTCCTGTACCGGGTGATCGACCCCAACGAGTTCCTTGTGCTTCAGGACCGCATGTTCGCCAGCTTCAACCGGGTGGACGGCCAGCTTCTGGCGGTTTCGGCCCTGGTGGTGCTGGCGGTGTCGGTGGCGGTGTGGCGCAAGGCCGGCGTGCTGGACGTGCTGGCGCTGGGACGGGACGCCGCCATCAACCTGGGTGTCGATCACCGGCGCGAGGTGATGTGGGTGCTGGTGATGGTGTCGGTGCTGGTCGCCGTCTCCACCGCCCTGGTCGGTCCGGTCACCTTCTTCGGCCTGCTGGTCGCCAACCTGGCCTATCTGCTGGTCGACACGCACCGCCACCGCGTGATCCTGCCGGTGGCGGCGCTGATCGCCATCCTGGTGCTGATGGGCGGCCAGCTTGTCCTGGAACGGCTGCTGGGCTTCAACGGCGCCCTCAGCATCGTCATCGAGTTCCTGGGCGGAATCGTCTTCCTCATCATCCTTGTGCGGAGAGCGGCCCGATGA
- a CDS encoding ABC transporter ATP-binding protein: MIEVRNASKRYGETVVVDDVSITLPAGGVISLIGANGAGKSTLLSMISRLLPVPAGTVTVEGMDVTTTPGDVLARHLSILRQDNQMTARLTVRDLIAFGRYPHSKGRLTVEDQGHIERVIRYLELEAVAHRFLDELSGGQRQRAFIAMVLCQDTDYVLLDEPLNNLDVKHAVAMMKLFRRTADEFRKTIILVLHDINFASCYSDRIVAMRNGRIAYQGPPEDIITPCVIRDVYGVEADIHEIDGKRVALYFR, translated from the coding sequence ATGATCGAGGTCCGGAATGCCAGCAAGCGCTATGGCGAAACCGTCGTCGTCGACGACGTGTCGATCACCCTGCCGGCCGGCGGCGTCATCTCGCTGATCGGGGCGAACGGGGCTGGAAAATCGACCCTGCTGTCGATGATCAGCCGCCTGCTGCCGGTGCCGGCCGGCACGGTGACGGTGGAGGGCATGGACGTCACGACGACGCCCGGCGACGTGCTGGCGCGGCACCTGTCGATCCTGCGGCAGGACAACCAGATGACGGCGCGCCTGACCGTGCGCGACCTGATCGCCTTCGGCCGCTATCCCCACAGCAAGGGGCGGCTGACGGTGGAGGACCAGGGCCATATCGAGCGGGTGATCCGCTATCTGGAACTGGAGGCGGTCGCCCACCGCTTCCTGGACGAGCTGTCGGGCGGCCAGCGCCAGCGCGCCTTCATCGCCATGGTGCTGTGCCAGGACACCGATTATGTCCTGCTGGACGAGCCGCTGAACAATTTGGACGTCAAGCATGCGGTGGCGATGATGAAGCTGTTCCGCCGCACCGCCGACGAGTTCCGCAAGACCATCATCCTGGTGCTGCACGACATCAATTTCGCCTCCTGCTATTCGGACCGGATCGTGGCGATGCGCAACGGACGCATCGCCTACCAGGGCCCGCCGGAGGACATCATCACCCCCTGCGTCATCCGCGACGTCTATGGCGTGGAGGCCGACATCCATGAGATCGACGGCAAGCGCGTGGCGCTGTATTTCCGTTGA
- a CDS encoding DUF6655 family protein — protein MQVTTPARSATEQLLISTAADQAAERLAAQLAVKGSIFVDASGVEGYDTKYAVFAVRDALLRHGAAMAETRDAAATVVELRVGALSVDSERSLLGIPSIDIPMPVGGSSSTPEISLFKKELTQGVAKIAATAYDRNSGELVASSGPQYGFSNRAEWVLLLMLSWDTNDLLPPDTRPDPKPWDN, from the coding sequence GTGCAGGTCACGACACCCGCGCGATCCGCCACCGAGCAGCTTCTGATCTCCACCGCCGCGGACCAGGCGGCGGAGCGGCTGGCCGCCCAGCTGGCGGTGAAGGGCAGCATCTTTGTCGATGCCAGCGGCGTGGAGGGCTACGACACCAAATACGCGGTCTTCGCCGTGCGCGACGCGCTGCTCCGCCACGGCGCCGCCATGGCGGAGACGCGCGACGCCGCCGCCACCGTCGTCGAACTGCGCGTCGGCGCCCTGTCGGTGGACAGCGAACGCTCGCTCCTGGGCATCCCCAGCATCGACATCCCGATGCCGGTCGGCGGCAGCTCCTCCACCCCGGAGATCTCGCTGTTCAAGAAGGAGCTGACGCAGGGCGTCGCCAAGATTGCCGCCACCGCCTATGACAGGAACAGCGGCGAGCTGGTCGCCTCCAGCGGGCCGCAATACGGCTTCTCCAACCGGGCGGAGTGGGTGCTGCTGCTGATGCTGAGCTGGGACACCAACGACCTGCTGCCGCCCGACACCCGCCCCGATCCGAAACCCTGGGACAATTAG
- a CDS encoding histidine phosphatase family protein encodes MPVSMSIPRRTLMALAAALLAVLAATVLATPVLAATVPATTLETAGLVVLLRHAEAPGTGDPPGFRLDDCATQRTLSDDGRAQAGRIGEQLRQLGIGKASVLSSQWCRCLETARLLDLGPVKEMSALNSFIGNPAEEKDKTTELRQFLADLPRDGQPVVLVTHQVNITALTGIFPASGEAILLRANGTPNPDRIDRLQTR; translated from the coding sequence ATGCCCGTATCGATGTCCATCCCCCGCCGCACCCTGATGGCGCTTGCCGCCGCGCTGCTCGCCGTCCTGGCCGCCACAGTCCTGGCCACCCCAGTCCTGGCCGCCACAGTCCCGGCCACCACGCTGGAAACCGCCGGTCTCGTCGTGCTGCTGCGCCATGCGGAGGCTCCCGGCACCGGCGACCCGCCCGGTTTCAGGCTGGACGACTGCGCGACCCAGCGCACGCTCAGCGACGATGGCCGCGCCCAGGCCGGGCGGATCGGCGAGCAACTGCGGCAGCTCGGCATCGGCAAGGCCAGCGTGCTGTCCAGCCAATGGTGCCGCTGCCTGGAGACGGCGCGGCTGCTGGACCTCGGCCCGGTGAAGGAGATGTCCGCCCTCAACTCCTTCATCGGCAACCCGGCCGAGGAAAAGGACAAGACCACCGAACTCCGCCAGTTCCTGGCCGACCTGCCGCGCGACGGCCAGCCGGTCGTGCTGGTGACGCATCAGGTCAACATCACCGCGCTGACCGGCATCTTTCCGGCCTCGGGCGAGGCGATCCTGCTGCGGGCGAACGGCACCCCCAATCCCGACCGCATCGACCGCCTGCAGACCCGCTGA
- a CDS encoding DUF6152 family protein yields MVRSHLLNTRSRVFVAASFAAATAAVALPALAHHGWGGYDSEKTLTLTGTVEQFAFSNPHAMLNLQSDGKLWHVVLAPPGRMTARGLPDGTIKPGQTVTVVGYAHKSEPAELRAERITAGGQTVELR; encoded by the coding sequence ATGGTCCGCAGCCACCTGCTCAACACCCGATCCCGTGTCTTTGTTGCCGCAAGCTTCGCAGCCGCTACCGCGGCGGTGGCGCTGCCGGCCCTCGCCCATCATGGCTGGGGCGGCTACGATTCCGAAAAGACGCTGACCCTGACCGGCACGGTGGAACAGTTCGCCTTCAGCAACCCGCACGCCATGCTGAACCTGCAATCGGACGGCAAGCTGTGGCATGTGGTGCTGGCGCCGCCCGGCCGCATGACCGCGCGCGGCCTGCCGGACGGGACGATCAAGCCCGGCCAGACGGTGACTGTCGTCGGCTATGCCCACAAGTCCGAGCCGGCGGAGTTGCGGGCGGAGCGCATCACCGCGGGCGGCCAGACCGTCGAGCTGCGCTGA
- a CDS encoding DUF6644 family protein → MDHSQGPTGPGWLVALETSGLGQALRQSLWLYPLVEVLHILGLALLVGAIVAFDLRLMGLRAGLPVEALSRLLLPVAVVGFVLAVPTGMLLFISEATALAGNPAFLIKMVLLVAALANILLFHRGVGRRILDWGGGGRPPPAARLAGAASLLLWVAVLASGRLIAYV, encoded by the coding sequence ATGGACCACAGCCAGGGCCCCACCGGACCCGGCTGGCTGGTGGCGCTGGAGACCTCCGGCCTGGGTCAGGCATTGCGCCAGTCGCTCTGGCTCTATCCGCTGGTCGAGGTGCTGCACATCCTGGGGCTGGCGCTGCTGGTCGGGGCGATCGTGGCCTTCGATCTGCGGCTGATGGGTCTGCGCGCCGGCCTGCCGGTCGAGGCGCTGTCGCGCCTGCTGCTGCCGGTGGCGGTCGTCGGCTTCGTCCTGGCGGTGCCGACCGGAATGCTGCTGTTCATCAGCGAGGCGACCGCCCTGGCCGGCAATCCGGCTTTCCTGATCAAGATGGTGCTTCTGGTCGCCGCGCTCGCCAACATCTTGCTGTTCCATCGCGGCGTCGGGCGGCGGATCCTCGATTGGGGCGGGGGAGGGCGGCCGCCGCCGGCGGCGCGTCTGGCCGGCGCGGCCTCGCTGCTGCTGTGGGTCGCGGTTCTGGCGTCCGGGCGGCTGATCGCCTACGTTTAG
- a CDS encoding patatin-like phospholipase family protein encodes MPTATIHDCVDGIRRGGTGMAEPLNTIAVLCAEAEAIHGEEALKELPTLPPDLSRLDDEAAKAMGRKVSAHLGRLESTALCLSGGGIRSASFALGIIQALASWPSRNERHQKTCVPPPDTGQALLGQFNYLSTVSGGGYIGGWLSAWLMHDGFAKVLPALRSRDGAIGGVEPSQINDIRRYGNYLTPKVGLLSADTWAAAAMMARNLRLNWTLLLPLFLLSILFVKLVVLGETAPAMVGDSGRPWFGALGTWGVGLLSAVLAAFALSLSQRLDFNHESGEEGGRQENTGKTAESFSQKQFIGRSLIPAILAGLFWTAILDSRYVSDALPADCCSASAGSGHLILVIGVLFGIVIFGAARLYGRLRSGQYAEKRPGILDLLKLKSWGWLVAGACYGALIGFGTRVLPPAFDPVSHWPDPQQQILLVLFGLPWFLMSQMAAESVYVALTSSEARTDEQREWFARSAGWFIAVSVFWILGTALTLLGSLALALAQAEWSLPIELSAVGAAVSTVVGWLAGASARTPAEGAANNLTGKIFSALAMVAATLFFGFLVVLGSAWIDLVALNAPLIGFPQEWYIFLRAAAVEPDPCCSVTSYPGAFLQLCILGVLLAAVARFASRFVNINRFSLHGLYRNRLVRAFLGPSYPNRKPDRFTGFDMNDNVYMSQLWGADATPHRGDNWRPFHILNLTLNVVSSRELAWQQRKAMSFTVSPLHSGAAGLEPRPNVDGVARSLYLGAYRDSKHYGGANGITLGTAMAVSGAAVNPNMGYHSSPVVTLLLTMLNVRLGWWLGNPGKAGADTWQHSGPPDAAKAIVSEAFGLTTEALAYVNLSDGGHFENLGLYEMVRRRCRYIVVSDAGCDADFAFEDLGNAVRKVEIDFGIPIRFIRLQDLKPRPAEPGMSLPDIPYHSIGIIDYPAVDGADAECGLILYVKASFHNCNESAGVKAYAKAHPDFPHEPTTDQWFDEAQFESYRSLGFEIMTMILNEAAGACNVVQPGQHDLKGLLKALCNAAIRSTPCGSV; translated from the coding sequence ATGCCCACTGCCACCATCCATGATTGCGTTGACGGTATAAGACGAGGGGGCACCGGTATGGCAGAACCTCTGAACACCATTGCCGTTTTATGTGCCGAGGCGGAGGCGATCCACGGCGAGGAGGCGTTGAAGGAACTGCCGACCCTGCCGCCGGACTTGTCGCGCCTCGACGACGAAGCCGCGAAGGCGATGGGACGCAAGGTCAGCGCCCATCTGGGAAGGCTGGAATCGACCGCCCTTTGCCTGTCGGGCGGCGGCATCCGCAGCGCCTCCTTCGCGCTTGGCATCATCCAGGCGCTTGCGAGCTGGCCGTCCCGCAACGAACGCCACCAGAAGACGTGTGTTCCGCCGCCCGATACCGGACAGGCGCTTCTCGGTCAGTTCAACTATCTTTCCACCGTGTCAGGCGGCGGCTACATCGGCGGCTGGCTGTCCGCATGGCTGATGCACGATGGCTTTGCAAAGGTGCTGCCGGCCCTGCGCAGCCGCGATGGCGCCATCGGCGGCGTCGAACCTTCCCAGATCAACGACATCAGACGTTACGGCAACTACCTGACGCCCAAGGTCGGGTTGCTGTCGGCCGACACCTGGGCGGCGGCGGCGATGATGGCGCGGAACCTGCGGCTGAACTGGACGCTGCTGCTGCCGCTGTTCCTGCTGAGCATCCTGTTCGTCAAGCTGGTCGTCCTCGGCGAGACGGCCCCCGCCATGGTCGGCGATTCGGGGCGGCCGTGGTTCGGCGCGCTTGGGACCTGGGGCGTCGGCCTGCTGTCGGCGGTCCTCGCGGCCTTCGCGCTTTCCCTCTCCCAACGCCTGGATTTCAACCATGAGAGCGGTGAGGAAGGCGGAAGGCAGGAAAACACTGGGAAGACGGCCGAGAGCTTCTCGCAAAAGCAATTCATCGGTCGCAGCCTCATACCGGCGATCCTGGCCGGATTGTTTTGGACGGCAATCCTGGACAGCAGATACGTTTCAGATGCGCTGCCCGCGGACTGTTGCTCGGCATCGGCCGGTTCCGGGCATCTCATCCTCGTCATCGGCGTCCTGTTCGGGATTGTCATCTTCGGCGCCGCACGGCTGTATGGGCGTTTGCGATCGGGTCAGTATGCCGAGAAACGGCCTGGGATTCTCGACCTCCTCAAGCTGAAATCCTGGGGATGGCTGGTGGCGGGCGCCTGCTACGGCGCGCTCATCGGCTTCGGAACGCGTGTTCTGCCGCCTGCATTCGATCCGGTGTCGCACTGGCCGGATCCGCAGCAGCAAATCCTGCTCGTGCTGTTCGGCCTGCCCTGGTTCCTGATGTCGCAGATGGCGGCCGAGTCCGTCTATGTCGCGCTGACCAGCAGCGAGGCCCGCACCGACGAGCAGCGGGAGTGGTTCGCGCGGTCGGCCGGATGGTTCATCGCCGTATCCGTCTTCTGGATACTGGGCACCGCGCTCACCCTCCTGGGGTCGCTGGCCCTGGCGCTGGCGCAGGCGGAATGGAGCCTGCCCATCGAACTGTCGGCGGTCGGGGCGGCGGTCAGCACCGTCGTCGGCTGGCTTGCGGGGGCGAGTGCCCGCACGCCGGCCGAAGGAGCGGCCAACAACCTGACCGGGAAGATCTTCAGCGCCCTGGCGATGGTGGCCGCCACGTTGTTCTTCGGCTTCCTCGTGGTGCTCGGTTCCGCCTGGATCGATTTGGTCGCATTGAATGCTCCGCTCATCGGATTTCCGCAGGAATGGTATATTTTTCTCCGCGCGGCAGCGGTTGAACCGGACCCCTGCTGCAGCGTGACCTCCTATCCCGGCGCATTCCTGCAGCTTTGCATTCTGGGCGTCCTCCTTGCGGCCGTCGCACGGTTCGCGTCCCGATTCGTGAACATCAACCGCTTCTCATTGCATGGCCTCTACCGCAACCGGCTGGTCCGCGCCTTTCTGGGGCCGTCGTACCCCAACCGGAAGCCCGACCGCTTCACCGGCTTCGACATGAACGACAACGTCTACATGTCCCAGCTGTGGGGGGCCGACGCCACGCCGCACCGCGGCGACAACTGGCGCCCCTTCCATATCCTGAACCTGACCCTCAACGTGGTGTCGAGCCGGGAACTCGCCTGGCAGCAGCGCAAGGCGATGTCCTTCACCGTGTCGCCCCTCCATTCCGGCGCGGCGGGGCTGGAACCACGGCCGAACGTCGATGGCGTCGCCCGGTCGCTCTATCTCGGCGCCTATCGGGATTCCAAGCATTACGGCGGGGCCAACGGCATCACGCTCGGCACCGCCATGGCGGTTTCCGGCGCGGCGGTCAACCCGAACATGGGCTACCACTCGTCGCCGGTGGTGACGCTGTTGCTGACGATGCTGAACGTTCGTCTCGGCTGGTGGCTGGGCAATCCCGGCAAGGCCGGCGCCGATACCTGGCAGCACAGTGGGCCTCCCGATGCTGCGAAAGCGATCGTCAGTGAAGCGTTCGGCCTTACGACCGAAGCGCTAGCCTATGTCAACCTGTCCGACGGCGGGCATTTCGAGAATCTCGGGCTTTATGAAATGGTCAGGCGCCGCTGCCGCTACATCGTGGTCAGCGACGCCGGCTGCGATGCCGATTTCGCCTTCGAGGATTTGGGCAATGCCGTGCGCAAGGTGGAAATCGACTTCGGCATTCCGATCCGCTTCATCCGGCTGCAGGATTTGAAGCCGCGGCCGGCCGAGCCGGGCATGTCGCTGCCCGACATCCCTTATCACTCCATCGGCATCATCGATTATCCGGCGGTCGACGGTGCCGACGCCGAATGCGGCCTCATTCTTTACGTCAAGGCCAGTTTCCACAACTGCAATGAGAGCGCGGGCGTCAAGGCCTATGCCAAGGCCCATCCGGACTTCCCCCATGAGCCGACGACCGACCAATGGTTCGACGAGGCGCAGTTCGAGAGCTACCGCTCCCTGGGATTCGAAATCATGACCATGATCCTCAACGAGGCCGCTGGCGCCTGCAACGTCGTCCAGCCCGGACAGCACGACCTGAAAGGCCTGTTGAAGGCGCTCTGCAACGCGGCGATTCGATCGACGCCCTGCGGCTCCGTCTAA
- the gap gene encoding type I glyceraldehyde-3-phosphate dehydrogenase, with the protein MAIRVAINGFGRIGRLVLRALYEGDRKDLEVVAINDLADLKANAHLLKYDSVHGRFPGTIETGDGVLIVNGHSIKVMQERDPAKLPWRDLGVQIAMECSGIFTKRPDASKHLEAGAEKVLISAPATDEDITVVYGVNHDKLTAEHRIVSNASCTTNCLAPVAHVLHNLVGIEKGFMTTIHSYTGDQRIVDTNHRDLHRARAAALNMIPTSTGAAKAVGKVLPELKGRLDGTAMRVPTPNVSVVDFKFTSKRPTSVEEITKAISDATNGPLKGVLGAYTEDLVSTDFNHDPHSSIFALTETKVIDGNFVRVMAWYDNEWGFSCRMADTAVAMANAK; encoded by the coding sequence ATGGCTATACGGGTAGCGATCAACGGTTTTGGCCGCATCGGCCGTCTGGTTCTGCGCGCCCTCTACGAGGGCGACCGCAAGGATCTGGAGGTCGTGGCCATCAACGATCTGGCCGATCTGAAGGCCAACGCCCACCTGCTGAAGTACGACAGCGTCCACGGCCGCTTCCCCGGCACCATCGAAACCGGCGACGGCGTGCTGATCGTCAACGGCCACTCCATCAAGGTCATGCAGGAGCGTGACCCGGCCAAGCTGCCGTGGAGGGATCTGGGCGTCCAGATCGCCATGGAATGCTCGGGCATCTTCACCAAGCGCCCCGACGCGTCCAAGCATCTGGAAGCCGGGGCCGAGAAGGTGCTGATCTCCGCCCCGGCCACCGACGAGGACATCACCGTCGTCTACGGCGTCAACCACGACAAGCTGACGGCCGAGCACAGGATCGTCTCGAACGCCTCCTGCACCACCAACTGCCTGGCGCCGGTCGCCCATGTCCTCCACAACCTGGTGGGCATCGAAAAGGGCTTCATGACCACGATCCACTCCTACACGGGTGACCAGCGGATCGTCGACACCAACCACCGGGATCTGCACCGCGCCCGCGCGGCGGCCCTGAACATGATCCCGACCTCCACCGGCGCGGCCAAGGCGGTCGGCAAGGTGCTGCCGGAACTGAAGGGCAGGCTGGACGGCACCGCCATGCGCGTCCCGACCCCGAACGTGTCGGTCGTCGACTTCAAGTTCACGTCCAAGCGCCCCACCTCGGTCGAGGAGATCACCAAGGCGATCTCCGACGCCACCAACGGTCCGCTGAAGGGCGTGCTGGGTGCCTACACCGAGGATCTGGTGTCGACCGACTTCAACCACGACCCGCACAGCTCGATATTCGCGCTGACGGAAACGAAAGTTATCGACGGCAATTTCGTGCGCGTCATGGCATGGTATGATAACGAATGGGGCTTCTCCTGCCGCATGGCTGACACCGCCGTGGCGATGGCGAACGCCAAGTAA